A DNA window from Shewanella baltica contains the following coding sequences:
- a CDS encoding DEAD/DEAH box helicase, with translation MQGILNYYKQCFQHDSAEINLWSSHKLAEQEKLLLQHEDELSSGFLPRLPVPFAQASALMARSTLYLREKVLLHCCLFFCGTVELNGEKRKVVTPLLYRECQLQADGDNIYLQGNDTFSGQGPFTINEALLEKLVIEGHSLSQELRDNPTDVSGWIAWLRAGQADVDTSHLFHFPKLIDEAEFTSLCRKRGQFMVSRSQIILAERSLASRGILHELDKLITAPSHSAPLKALFAETQQKISASDNADTQEAYLPGLLSRAQIQALKIAANQTLGQISGPPGTGKSYTIATVAAEQVLRGKSVLIVAHTDVAVDVIADKLEQQFQLGSSLIRAGSPQFIKVLKNQIDEMLHGQHPATDETISDILLLNAKQQLNTVARQQAKMEASFIHHCRHAIRRGQKLATLQQGQSRWRLGFYNWAYHAGIKQFAQQWNVLDKLTTLIAQKESLSLKYLQLATHYRLNQLLKHKRSTLVSFASALRARQSAKQVEGFYKTDFDALKQTFPIWLSSLASLHKVLPMEQQMFDLVIIDEATQANIAECLPALQRAKAALVVGDNKQLRHFSFLSRAKQTQIHTQLGLAQDCRGLMSYRDASMLDLVSQSLTSQSQVVFLNEHFRSKPELIQFSNQQFYQGMLKIMQHRPCTSSGHLHRVHITGSRDNKGINVIEAEALIEKLAQLIDEQENVLVPSSIGVLSCFRNQTEYLSQQILARFSTQQIERHQLRIATPFGFQGEERDIMLLSFSITANDSRAAVYLNRADMFNVAITRAKQAQWLFLSVQEHELPNNNLLATYLASAGQFQAAHHYVDALDTFGQSVAHAIEEKGITVWRAYHMAGLELDILCRYGDQYLAIDLIGYPGPWADFFDIELYKLLQRAGIKLIPVSYGLWCQQRELCIQQICNQFKLEQSN, from the coding sequence TTGCAAGGGATTCTCAACTACTACAAACAATGTTTTCAACACGATAGTGCCGAAATCAACCTCTGGTCTAGCCACAAGCTTGCTGAGCAAGAAAAGCTATTACTCCAACATGAAGACGAGTTAAGCAGTGGCTTCCTACCCCGTTTACCCGTGCCATTTGCCCAAGCCTCTGCATTAATGGCGCGTAGTACCTTGTATCTACGTGAAAAAGTACTATTGCACTGTTGTTTATTTTTCTGCGGCACAGTCGAACTTAATGGCGAAAAACGTAAAGTCGTGACACCACTCCTTTACCGCGAATGCCAATTACAGGCAGATGGCGATAACATTTACCTGCAGGGCAATGACACATTTTCTGGTCAAGGGCCATTCACCATCAATGAAGCCCTGTTAGAAAAATTAGTCATTGAAGGACACAGCTTAAGTCAAGAGTTACGCGATAATCCAACAGATGTCAGTGGCTGGATAGCTTGGCTGCGGGCGGGCCAAGCCGATGTTGATACCAGTCATTTATTTCATTTTCCCAAACTGATCGATGAAGCTGAATTCACTAGCTTATGCCGTAAACGTGGGCAGTTTATGGTCAGTCGGAGCCAAATTATTCTTGCAGAGCGTTCGCTCGCTAGTCGGGGCATTTTGCACGAACTCGACAAGCTAATAACAGCGCCCTCACACTCTGCGCCGCTTAAAGCGCTATTCGCAGAAACCCAACAAAAAATATCAGCAAGCGACAATGCAGACACGCAAGAGGCTTATCTTCCAGGGCTGTTAAGCCGCGCCCAAATTCAGGCGTTAAAGATAGCGGCCAATCAAACTTTGGGGCAGATCTCAGGCCCACCCGGAACAGGTAAAAGTTACACCATAGCCACAGTGGCGGCGGAGCAGGTATTAAGGGGGAAATCTGTCCTCATCGTCGCCCACACAGATGTTGCTGTTGATGTGATTGCCGATAAGTTAGAGCAACAATTCCAGCTAGGTAGCAGTCTTATCCGAGCCGGCTCGCCGCAGTTTATTAAAGTCCTTAAAAACCAGATAGATGAAATGCTCCATGGTCAGCACCCAGCGACTGATGAAACCATTTCAGATATCCTACTACTCAATGCAAAACAGCAACTTAATACTGTGGCCCGTCAGCAAGCCAAAATGGAAGCCAGTTTTATACACCATTGCCGCCATGCCATACGTCGCGGCCAAAAACTGGCGACCTTACAACAAGGACAATCGCGCTGGCGCTTAGGATTTTATAATTGGGCATACCATGCGGGGATCAAACAATTTGCCCAGCAATGGAATGTGCTTGATAAATTAACGACACTGATAGCGCAAAAAGAAAGCTTAAGTCTCAAATACTTACAATTGGCCACTCACTATCGATTAAACCAATTACTCAAACATAAGCGCAGTACGCTGGTGAGTTTTGCCAGTGCACTTCGCGCTCGGCAGTCCGCTAAGCAAGTCGAAGGTTTCTACAAAACGGATTTTGATGCCCTAAAACAAACCTTTCCTATTTGGTTATCTAGCCTTGCCAGCTTACATAAAGTGCTCCCTATGGAGCAGCAAATGTTTGATTTAGTGATTATTGATGAAGCCACTCAAGCCAATATTGCCGAATGCTTACCTGCATTGCAGCGGGCAAAGGCGGCACTGGTTGTTGGTGATAACAAACAATTACGACATTTCTCGTTTTTATCCCGCGCGAAGCAAACCCAAATCCACACTCAGTTAGGACTCGCGCAGGATTGTCGCGGGTTAATGAGCTACCGTGATGCGAGCATGCTCGACTTAGTATCACAATCCCTCACGAGCCAGTCCCAAGTGGTATTTTTAAATGAGCATTTCCGTAGCAAACCTGAGCTGATCCAATTTAGTAATCAGCAGTTTTATCAAGGCATGCTGAAAATTATGCAGCACAGACCTTGCACGAGTTCAGGGCACTTACACCGAGTCCACATTACTGGCAGCCGTGATAATAAGGGAATTAACGTAATAGAAGCGGAGGCATTAATTGAAAAGTTAGCTCAACTAATTGATGAACAAGAAAATGTATTAGTGCCTTCCAGCATTGGTGTGCTTTCCTGTTTTCGCAATCAAACTGAGTATTTATCCCAGCAAATCCTCGCGCGCTTTAGCACGCAGCAAATAGAACGTCACCAATTACGGATTGCCACCCCCTTTGGTTTTCAAGGGGAAGAACGCGATATTATGCTGCTGTCGTTTAGCATTACTGCCAACGACAGCCGAGCTGCGGTGTATTTAAATCGAGCCGATATGTTCAACGTCGCGATTACCCGAGCCAAACAGGCGCAATGGCTATTTTTATCGGTACAAGAGCATGAACTCCCCAACAATAATTTACTGGCAACTTACTTAGCATCGGCGGGCCAATTTCAAGCGGCACATCATTATGTCGATGCCCTCGATACCTTTGGCCAGTCGGTGGCACACGCGATTGAAGAAAAAGGGATTACAGTATGGCGCGCCTACCATATGGCGGGGCTGGAACTGGATATTCTGTGCCGTTATGGTGACCAATATTTAGCGATAGATTTAATCGGTTACCCAGGACCTTGGGCGGACTTTTTCGATATTGAACTGTATAAACTCTTGCAGCGCGCAGGCATTAAACTTATCCCCGTGAGCTATGGGCTTTGGTGTCAGCAGCGGGAACTGTGTATCCAACAAATCTGCAATCAATTTAAGCTAGAACAATCGAATTAA